A region of the Lentimicrobium sp. L6 genome:
ATTGCCATTGGTGAGGCGCTGCAAATCTAGATCGGCAAATTGCTCGTGGCTTACCGCTAGTATAATGGCATCGTATTTTGAGGCATAAATATCTACATTCTTGTCCATGGTTTTGATACCATATTCATGCTGTACTTCTGCTTGATTGGCCCATGGGTCGTAGATGTCTAGTTTACATCCGAACTTTTGTAGCTCGTCTACTATATCCACCACTTTGGTATTTCTAATATCGGGACAGTTTTCTTTAAAGGTTACTCCAAGTAGAAGAACTTTACTATCTAGAATCTTCAAGCCTTTTTTAATCATAAGCTTAATGACTTTATCAGCTACGAAGCGCGACATATCATCGTTAACTCTTCTTCCGGAGCGAATAACATCGGGGTAATAGCCTACGCTTTCTGCTTTAAAAGCTAAATAATAAGGGTCAACTCCAATACAATGGCCTCCTACTAAACCCGGACGGTATTTCAAGAAATTCCATTTGGTTCCTGCCGCATCTATTACTTCATTGGTATCAATTCCTAAGCGATCGAAGATTAAAGCCAATTCATTAACAAAGCTGATGTTTAAATCTCTTTGGGCATTTTCTATTACCTTAGAAGCTTCTGCTACTTTAATAGAAGTGGCCATATGTGTGCCATTTAAGAGGATGGTATTATACATATCATCCACTACTTTAGCTATTTCTGGTGTAGAACCGGAAGTTACTTTTTTAATGGTAAGCAAGGTATTCACTTTGTCGCCTGGGTTGATTCTTTCTGGGCTATAACCTGCAAAGAAATCCTCATTGAACTTCATTCCACTTACTTTCTCTACTACTGGAATACAATCTTCCTCAGTGGCGCCAGGATAAACAGTGCTTTCATAAATGACAATATCTCCTTTTGAAATCACTTTTCCCACCGTTTCACTAGCTTTCACTAGGGGAGTTAAGTCAGGTCTTTTGAACTGATCTATAGGTGTAGGTACAGTGACAATATAAATATTGCTTTCCCTGATTTCTTCGAGATTGGTTGTCAGTTTTAGTCCAGCATCTCCATCGGAGCTGAGTGCTTGTTGCAGATCATGATCTTCTACTTCTAAAGTGGCATCATGTCCACCATTTAACTGGTCAACACGAACTTGATTGATATCAAATCCGAGCACTTGGAATTTCTTTCCAAATTCAACGGCTAGAGGTAGGCCAACATATCCAAGGCCAATGATTGCGATTTTGTAATTTTTACTTTCCATTTTAGATGTTTTATGGGACTTGAAGAGTTTAGGGCAAAGAGCTTAGGGCTTAGGGCAAAGTGCATGGGCCAAGAGCGCATATCATTACTATAGTCTTCTTTAATTTATTTTTTAAATAAGGTTTTTCTTATTTGATGATTTTTGGTGCTAAAATATCAATTTATTTTTAAAGCTGATTTCTAGGTGCTTTATTCTTCTATTTCTGATAGAGGGCAGAGGGCAAAAGACATGGTTCTGCTCTTTGTACCAAAGCTTGTTACTAT
Encoded here:
- a CDS encoding nucleotide sugar dehydrogenase, which produces MESKNYKIAIIGLGYVGLPLAVEFGKKFQVLGFDINQVRVDQLNGGHDATLEVEDHDLQQALSSDGDAGLKLTTNLEEIRESNIYIVTVPTPIDQFKRPDLTPLVKASETVGKVISKGDIVIYESTVYPGATEEDCIPVVEKVSGMKFNEDFFAGYSPERINPGDKVNTLLTIKKVTSGSTPEIAKVVDDMYNTILLNGTHMATSIKVAEASKVIENAQRDLNISFVNELALIFDRLGIDTNEVIDAAGTKWNFLKYRPGLVGGHCIGVDPYYLAFKAESVGYYPDVIRSGRRVNDDMSRFVADKVIKLMIKKGLKILDSKVLLLGVTFKENCPDIRNTKVVDIVDELQKFGCKLDIYDPWANQAEVQHEYGIKTMDKNVDIYASKYDAIILAVSHEQFADLDLQRLTNGNQSVIFDIKGFLPKDKVDGRL